Proteins encoded together in one Marinithermus hydrothermalis DSM 14884 window:
- the pxpB gene encoding 5-oxoprolinase subunit PxpB, translating into MYRGFYLRYAERMDPEANARVHALTARLVEDPLPGVTDLIPGYGTLYVEYDPRCTHVARVRRWVKRHEEELEGSRGAERLVEIPVRYDGPDLKEVARHTGLSVKEVVQRHSAPTYRVYAVGFVPGFPFMGEVDPRLRVPRRPTPRQAVPAHAVGIAGAQTGVYPLRTPGGWHLLGYALVQLYDPKRPEPFLLGPGDRVRFVPREGEVPPEPEALELWPTEPAHPVLRVEEEGLLDLLVDQGRFCAGRFGLARSGALDPLAARYANALVGNPPEAPLLELTLKGPVLTALRPVVVGFAGWGMVPEVRSERVPPWQSVALRPGDTLRFVPTGEGVRGYLAVAGGLEVRRFWGSASVDLKGKIGRPLRAGDVLGVAAPRAVRAGYALCPPFVPEDPVRLRVLPGPQATPEALEALTRGVFEVTSANRMGLRLGGPRVPGGEVLSEAAPIGAVQVPPSGAPIVLLADRGTLGGYAKPAVVHPADLPKAAQVRPGQRVRFVLGTPGP; encoded by the coding sequence ATGTACCGCGGATTTTACCTGCGCTACGCGGAGCGGATGGACCCGGAGGCAAACGCTCGGGTTCACGCCCTTACCGCGCGGCTCGTAGAGGACCCCCTTCCTGGCGTTACGGACCTCATTCCCGGGTACGGCACGCTCTACGTGGAGTACGATCCCCGCTGCACCCACGTCGCCCGGGTGCGCCGCTGGGTGAAAAGGCACGAGGAGGAGCTTGAGGGCTCCCGCGGTGCGGAGCGGCTGGTGGAGATCCCGGTGCGCTACGACGGGCCGGACCTAAAGGAGGTTGCTCGGCACACCGGCCTCAGCGTCAAGGAGGTTGTCCAGCGCCACAGCGCCCCCACCTACCGCGTTTACGCCGTGGGGTTTGTCCCGGGCTTCCCCTTTATGGGGGAGGTGGACCCCAGGCTCCGCGTGCCGCGCCGCCCGACGCCGCGCCAGGCCGTTCCCGCGCACGCGGTGGGCATCGCCGGCGCGCAAACGGGGGTGTACCCCCTTCGCACCCCCGGTGGGTGGCACCTTCTCGGATATGCCCTGGTTCAGCTGTACGATCCCAAACGCCCCGAGCCTTTTCTCCTTGGGCCGGGGGACCGCGTGCGGTTCGTGCCGCGGGAGGGGGAGGTCCCGCCGGAACCGGAGGCGCTCGAGCTGTGGCCCACCGAACCCGCCCATCCCGTCCTCAGGGTTGAGGAGGAAGGGTTGCTCGACCTGTTGGTGGATCAGGGGCGTTTTTGCGCGGGGCGGTTCGGACTGGCCCGCTCAGGGGCGCTCGACCCGCTCGCCGCCCGCTACGCCAACGCGCTCGTGGGCAACCCCCCGGAGGCGCCCCTCCTCGAGCTCACCCTTAAGGGACCGGTCCTGACTGCGCTGCGGCCGGTCGTGGTGGGGTTTGCCGGGTGGGGGATGGTGCCCGAAGTGCGCAGCGAGCGGGTTCCACCGTGGCAGAGTGTTGCGCTCCGGCCGGGGGACACCCTCCGGTTCGTGCCGACCGGAGAGGGGGTGCGGGGGTACCTGGCCGTGGCCGGGGGCCTTGAGGTCCGGCGGTTTTGGGGGAGCGCGTCGGTGGACCTCAAGGGCAAGATCGGCCGTCCCTTGCGGGCCGGGGACGTGCTGGGCGTGGCGGCACCCCGAGCGGTGCGCGCGGGGTACGCCCTTTGCCCCCCTTTCGTGCCCGAGGATCCGGTGCGGCTCCGCGTTCTGCCGGGGCCCCAGGCCACCCCGGAGGCCTTGGAGGCGCTCACGCGAGGGGTGTTCGAGGTCACAAGCGCCAACCGGATGGGGCTGCGCCTTGGGGGGCCGAGGGTGCCGGGGGGGGAGGTCCTCTCCGAGGCGGCGCCTATCGGCGCGGTTCAGGTTCCGCCCAGCGGGGCACCTATCGTGCTTCTCGCGGACCGGGGAACGCTGGGCGGGTACGCCAAGCCCGCGGTGGTGCACCCGGCGGATCTTCCGAAGGCCGCCCAGGTGCGCCCCGGCCAGCGGGTGCGGTTCGTGCTGGGAACCCCGGGACCGTAG
- a CDS encoding cytochrome c3 family protein, producing the protein MLKGRRRNAIVKALFYGAVSAFAALLLVIFSGAAVGRFDPRPGNPVPQPVPFSHKLHAGELGLDCRYCHAAVEQAAYAGIPPTETCMTCHTQIKTDSPLLEPVRQSWATGEPIRWNRVVQVPDFVYFNHSIHVQKGVGCATCHGPVQEMDVVYMDPQPVRMDPNAQPFQMLFCLNCHRAPERFIRPKEEVFNMSYRPPENQLELGTRLVEAYGIRKEGLTSCSVCHR; encoded by the coding sequence ATGCTCAAAGGGCGAAGGCGAAACGCGATCGTTAAAGCACTGTTTTATGGTGCTGTATCCGCGTTCGCGGCGTTGCTCTTGGTGATCTTCTCGGGCGCGGCGGTGGGGCGGTTCGACCCCCGGCCGGGCAACCCCGTGCCTCAGCCCGTACCCTTCAGCCACAAGCTGCACGCCGGGGAGCTCGGCCTGGACTGCCGCTACTGCCACGCCGCGGTGGAGCAAGCCGCGTACGCCGGCATCCCCCCCACGGAGACCTGCATGACCTGCCACACCCAGATCAAGACGGACAGCCCGCTCCTCGAGCCGGTCCGCCAAAGCTGGGCAACGGGCGAACCCATCCGCTGGAACCGGGTGGTGCAGGTCCCGGACTTCGTGTACTTCAACCACAGCATCCATGTTCAGAAAGGCGTGGGGTGCGCCACCTGTCACGGCCCGGTGCAGGAAATGGACGTGGTGTACATGGATCCCCAACCGGTCCGGATGGATCCCAACGCCCAACCGTTCCAGATGCTCTTCTGCCTGAACTGCCACCGCGCCCCCGAACGGTTCATCCGGCCCAAGGAAGAAGTCTTCAACATGAGCTACCGGCCTCCCGAAAACCAGCTCGAGCTTGGGACCCGGCTTGTCGAGGCCTACGGCATCCGGAAAGAGGGACTCACGAGCTGCTCGGTCTGCCACCGCTAG
- a CDS encoding TAT-variant-translocated molybdopterin oxidoreductase, with product MHEFDALRKRLQRKKGRAFWRSLEELAESEAFQDFLKHEFPRQFFPWEASLDRRRFLKLAGASLALAGLTACTPQSARKVVPYVKQPPEILTGEARFYATVFTHGGFAEGLLAKSLEGRPIKLEGNPEHPTSLGATSAFAQASLLTLYDPERSQEVRHRGRPSTWEDFEAYLARVLAAQEAQGGRGLRILTETVTSPTLAATLRQVLERFPEARWYAYEPVNHDNLYAGARLAFGEEVWPVYRVREARVIVSLDADLLYAFPGSVRYAREFADGRRVRAGTHEMNRLYVVESGLTLTGAAADHRLALRPSQVQAFALELARALGVVEGGPFLLEHAGWAEKVALDLAEHRGQGLVIAGPHQPPLVHALAHAINAAMGNAGRTVVYLEPIEANPRPQQAGLEALAREMAEGQVEALFILGGNPAYTAPADLGFAEHLKRVPFSVHLGVYQDETAALCRWHLPEAHYLEAWGDARAHDGTVSIIQPLIEPLYGGRSALELAAALAGEAREGYDLVRAYWQAAFTEGGGGNFEAFWRQALHDGVVPGTAGRPRPVALRSDWAPRAWPQPEVGEGLEVLFQPDPTVWDGRYAANAWLQELPKPITKLTWDNAVLISPKTAERVGVAEAVRRAWARDDTRMPLVRLTLSGRHLEAPVFVVPGLPDDTVTVHLGYGRTRAGVGSNAGFNAYALRTSASPWFASGAELVPAKGTYTLATTQNHHSMEGRDLIRAEPLEAFVAGRVGEESPIPEASLYPEFEYEGYAWAMTIDLTTCIGCNACVAACQAENNIPVVGKPEVLRGREMHWIRIDRYFEGALETPRVYHQPVPCMHCERAPCEPVCPVGATLHDSEGLNVMVYNRCIGTRYCSNNCPYKVRRFNFFDYANRFLAPEGEVTPLTLLMNPEVTVRSRGVMEKCTYCTQRINAARIAAKKEGRRIQDGEVVPACQAACPTQAIVFGDLNDPQSRVRALKEQPHHYTFLSELNTQPRTTYLARIQNPNPALGMGEEVEG from the coding sequence ATGCACGAGTTTGACGCGCTGCGCAAACGCTTACAACGCAAGAAAGGACGGGCCTTCTGGCGCAGCCTGGAGGAGCTCGCGGAGAGCGAGGCCTTCCAGGACTTCCTCAAGCACGAGTTCCCCCGGCAGTTCTTCCCCTGGGAGGCCAGCCTCGACCGCCGGCGGTTCCTGAAGCTCGCGGGGGCCTCGCTCGCCCTCGCAGGGCTCACCGCCTGCACGCCCCAATCGGCGCGCAAGGTCGTGCCCTACGTCAAGCAACCCCCCGAGATCCTCACCGGAGAAGCCCGGTTCTACGCCACGGTCTTCACTCACGGCGGGTTCGCCGAGGGCCTCCTCGCTAAAAGCCTCGAGGGCCGACCGATCAAGCTCGAGGGCAACCCCGAGCACCCCACCAGCCTCGGGGCGACGAGCGCCTTCGCCCAGGCCTCCCTCCTCACCCTCTACGATCCCGAACGCTCCCAAGAGGTGCGGCACCGGGGCCGGCCCAGCACCTGGGAGGATTTTGAGGCGTACCTAGCGCGCGTGCTCGCGGCGCAGGAGGCTCAAGGCGGGCGCGGCCTTCGCATCCTCACCGAGACGGTCACCTCCCCCACCCTCGCCGCGACGCTCCGGCAGGTGCTCGAACGTTTCCCCGAAGCCCGATGGTACGCCTACGAGCCAGTCAACCACGACAACCTTTACGCGGGCGCGCGCCTCGCGTTCGGGGAGGAGGTCTGGCCGGTCTACCGGGTGCGCGAAGCCCGGGTCATCGTGAGCCTGGACGCGGACCTTCTCTACGCTTTTCCCGGCAGCGTGCGGTACGCACGCGAGTTCGCGGACGGCCGCCGGGTCCGCGCGGGCACGCACGAGATGAACCGCCTCTACGTCGTGGAGAGCGGCCTCACCCTCACCGGCGCGGCGGCGGATCACCGGCTGGCCCTCCGGCCCAGCCAGGTTCAGGCCTTCGCCCTCGAGCTCGCCCGCGCCCTGGGCGTCGTTGAGGGCGGCCCCTTCCTGCTCGAGCACGCCGGGTGGGCCGAGAAGGTCGCGCTGGACCTCGCCGAGCACCGCGGGCAGGGCCTGGTCATCGCCGGACCGCACCAGCCCCCCCTGGTGCACGCCCTCGCGCACGCGATCAACGCCGCCATGGGCAACGCGGGCCGCACGGTGGTGTACCTGGAGCCCATCGAGGCTAACCCCCGGCCGCAGCAGGCGGGCCTCGAGGCCCTGGCGCGCGAGATGGCGGAAGGGCAGGTCGAGGCGCTCTTCATCCTGGGGGGGAACCCCGCCTACACCGCCCCGGCGGATCTGGGCTTCGCCGAACACTTAAAGCGCGTGCCGTTCAGCGTGCACCTGGGGGTGTACCAGGACGAGACCGCGGCCCTGTGCCGCTGGCACCTGCCCGAGGCGCACTACCTCGAGGCCTGGGGGGACGCGCGCGCGCACGACGGCACGGTCTCGATCATCCAGCCGTTGATCGAACCCCTGTACGGCGGGCGGTCGGCCCTGGAGCTCGCCGCGGCCCTCGCGGGGGAGGCGCGGGAGGGGTACGACCTGGTACGGGCCTACTGGCAGGCGGCCTTTACGGAGGGTGGGGGTGGGAATTTTGAGGCCTTCTGGCGGCAGGCCTTGCATGACGGGGTGGTGCCGGGCACCGCAGGCCGCCCCAGACCGGTCGCGCTCCGGTCGGACTGGGCACCCCGCGCCTGGCCGCAGCCTGAGGTGGGCGAGGGCCTCGAGGTCCTCTTCCAGCCAGACCCCACGGTCTGGGACGGGCGGTACGCGGCGAACGCCTGGCTGCAGGAGTTGCCCAAGCCCATCACCAAGCTCACCTGGGACAACGCCGTGCTCATCTCCCCCAAGACCGCGGAGCGGGTGGGGGTGGCCGAGGCGGTGCGGCGGGCCTGGGCGCGGGACGACACGCGCATGCCGTTGGTCCGCCTCACGCTCTCGGGGCGGCACCTTGAGGCGCCGGTCTTCGTGGTGCCCGGCCTGCCCGACGACACGGTCACGGTGCACCTGGGGTACGGGCGTACGCGCGCCGGCGTGGGCAGCAACGCCGGGTTCAATGCCTACGCCCTGCGCACCAGCGCATCCCCCTGGTTCGCGAGCGGCGCGGAACTGGTCCCCGCGAAGGGCACGTACACCCTCGCCACCACGCAGAACCACCACAGCATGGAGGGGCGGGACCTCATCCGGGCAGAGCCCCTGGAGGCCTTCGTAGCGGGGCGGGTGGGGGAGGAATCGCCTATCCCCGAGGCCTCCCTATACCCCGAGTTCGAGTACGAGGGATACGCCTGGGCTATGACGATCGACCTCACCACCTGCATCGGTTGCAACGCGTGCGTTGCGGCCTGCCAGGCGGAGAACAACATCCCTGTGGTGGGCAAGCCCGAGGTTCTGCGGGGACGTGAGATGCACTGGATCCGCATCGATCGGTACTTCGAGGGGGCGCTCGAGACCCCCAGGGTGTACCACCAACCGGTGCCCTGCATGCACTGCGAGCGGGCCCCCTGCGAACCGGTCTGTCCGGTAGGGGCGACGCTGCACGACAGCGAGGGACTGAACGTGATGGTGTACAACCGCTGCATCGGCACCCGGTACTGCTCAAACAACTGCCCCTACAAGGTCCGGCGCTTCAACTTCTTCGATTACGCGAATCGTTTCCTCGCCCCGGAAGGGGAGGTCACGCCCCTCACGCTCCTGATGAACCCTGAGGTGACAGTGCGCAGCCGCGGCGTGATGGAGAAGTGCACCTACTGCACCCAGCGCATCAACGCGGCGCGCATCGCGGCCAAGAAGGAGGGCCGCCGCATCCAGGACGGCGAGGTGGTACCCGCGTGCCAGGCGGCCTGCCCCACCCAGGCGATCGTCTTCGGGGACCTGAACGATCCCCAAAGCCGGGTGCGCGCGCTCAAGGAGCAACCCCATCACTACACGTTTTTGAGCGAGCTCAACACCCAGCCGCGCACCACATACCTGGCGCGCATCCAGAACCCCAATCCCGCCTTGGGGATGGGGGAGGAGGTGGAGGGCTGA
- the nrfD gene encoding NrfD/PsrC family molybdoenzyme membrane anchor subunit produces MELPFKPRPASSAPDTQEVLIEGEHTYTSLADKLAAIVENKPPPQWYPVVWIGFLGSLLLLTAAVVTLWKGVGIWGLNQPVAWGFAIMHFVWWIGIGHAGTLISAILVLARQDWRDSLNRITETMTLFAVLAAGLFPILHLGRPENFYWIIPYPNNLGLWPQFKSPLTWDVLAVMTYLTVSTLFLYLGLIPDLALLRERARNPVLRFVYGALSLGWTGSAVHWHRYRAAYVLLAGLATPLVISVHSVVSLDFAYSLIPGWHLTLFPPFFASGAIYSGFAMALTLVIPLRAWYKLEDVITPTHLEWMARILLAAGLGVTYVYVFEFFTGWYSGEPYELGLIKNRVSGPYAPYFWAEMTANVAVLQLLWFPRIRKSVWALFVISIIANVGMWLDRFDIVVMSLNRDFLPSSWQLYFPTFWDWALYIGTLGFYLFGLALFVRFFPPIAIAELLHLLHKKKRHH; encoded by the coding sequence ATGGAACTCCCGTTCAAACCCCGGCCGGCCTCGAGCGCGCCCGACACCCAGGAGGTGCTGATCGAGGGCGAGCACACCTACACCTCGCTGGCCGACAAACTCGCCGCGATCGTCGAGAACAAACCCCCGCCCCAGTGGTACCCGGTCGTGTGGATCGGGTTCCTCGGCTCCCTCCTCCTCCTCACGGCCGCCGTGGTCACCCTCTGGAAAGGTGTCGGGATCTGGGGGCTCAACCAACCAGTCGCCTGGGGGTTCGCCATCATGCACTTCGTCTGGTGGATCGGGATCGGGCACGCGGGCACGCTGATCTCCGCCATCCTGGTCCTGGCACGCCAGGACTGGCGTGACTCCCTGAACCGCATCACCGAGACGATGACCCTCTTCGCCGTGCTCGCGGCAGGCCTCTTCCCCATCCTACACCTGGGCCGCCCCGAGAACTTCTACTGGATCATCCCATACCCGAACAACCTGGGCCTATGGCCGCAGTTCAAAAGCCCCCTGACCTGGGACGTGCTCGCGGTCATGACCTACCTCACGGTCTCCACCCTCTTCCTGTACCTCGGGCTGATCCCCGACCTGGCCCTCCTGCGGGAACGCGCCAGGAACCCGGTGCTGCGGTTCGTGTACGGTGCGCTCTCCCTGGGCTGGACCGGCTCGGCCGTGCACTGGCACCGCTACCGCGCGGCCTACGTCCTCCTCGCAGGCCTCGCCACGCCGCTCGTGATCTCGGTGCACTCGGTGGTCAGTCTGGACTTCGCGTACTCCCTCATCCCCGGCTGGCACCTCACCCTCTTCCCGCCCTTCTTCGCCTCAGGCGCGATCTACTCGGGGTTCGCCATGGCCCTCACCCTGGTCATTCCCTTGCGGGCCTGGTACAAGCTCGAGGACGTCATCACCCCAACGCACCTCGAGTGGATGGCACGGATCCTCCTGGCCGCCGGGCTGGGGGTGACCTACGTGTACGTCTTCGAGTTCTTCACCGGCTGGTACAGCGGGGAGCCCTACGAGCTCGGCCTGATCAAAAACCGCGTCTCCGGTCCGTACGCCCCGTACTTCTGGGCGGAGATGACCGCGAACGTCGCCGTATTGCAGCTCCTTTGGTTCCCCAGGATCCGTAAAAGCGTCTGGGCGCTCTTTGTGATCTCCATCATCGCGAACGTCGGCATGTGGCTCGATCGCTTTGATATCGTGGTGATGAGCCTGAACCGCGACTTCCTGCCCTCGTCCTGGCAGCTGTACTTCCCCACCTTCTGGGACTGGGCGCTTTACATCGGCACCCTGGGGTTCTACCTCTTCGGCCTGGCGCTCTTCGTCCGCTTCTTCCCCCCGATCGCCATCGCCGAGCTGCTGCACCTCCTACACAAGAAGAAGAGACACCACTAA